A portion of the Mus pahari chromosome 17, PAHARI_EIJ_v1.1, whole genome shotgun sequence genome contains these proteins:
- the Naga gene encoding alpha-N-acetylgalactosaminidase: MLQKTVLLLALVAQVLMLENGLLRTPPMGWLAWERFRCNINCVEDPKNCISERLFMEMADRLAQDGWRDLGYVYLNIDDCWIGGRDASGRLIPDPKRFPHGIAFLADYAHSLGLKLGIYEDMGKMTCMGYPGTTLDKVELDAETFAEWKVDMLKLDGCFSNSSERAEGYPKMAAALNATGRPIAFSCSWPAYEGGLPPKVNYTEVASVCNVWRNYEDIQDSWKSVLSIVDWFVRHQDILQPVAGPGHWNDPDMLLIGNFGLSFDESRAQMALWTVLAAPLLMSTDLRTISSQNMDILQNPLMIKINQDPLGIQGRRILKSKSRIEVFKRYLSDQASALVFFSRRTDMPFRFRCSLLELNYPKGRVYEGQNVFTGDIFSGLQTEVNFTVIINPSGVVMWYLYPIKSLGVSTMMSHW, from the exons ATGTTGCAGAAAACAG TGCTCTTACTGGCCCTGGTGGCTCAGGTACTGATGCTGGAGAATGGGCTACTGCGGACGCCACCCATGGGCTGGCTAGCCTGGGAACGCTTCCGCTGTAACATCAACTGTGTGGAGGACCCAAAGAACTGCATCAG TGAACGGCTCTTTATGGAGATGGCGGACAGACTGGCCCAGGATGGATGGCGGGACCTGGGCTATGTATACCTCAACATCGATGACTGCTGGATTGGTGGGCGTGATGCCTCAGGCCGCCTGATTCCTGATCCCAAGCGCTTCCCTCACGGGATTGCCTTCCTAGCTGACtat GCTCATTCTTTGGGTCTGAAGCTGGGCATCTATGAGGACATGGGCAAAATGACCTGCATGGGTTACCCTGGTACCACCCTAGACAAAGTGGAGCTGGATGCGGAAACCTTCGCGGAGTGGAAGGTGGACATGCTGAAGTTGGATGGCTGTTTCTCCAACTCCAGTGAACGTGCAGAGG GGTACCCCAAGATGGCTGCTGCCCTGAACGCCACAGGCCGTCCCATTGCCTTTTCTTGCAGCTGGCCAGCCTATGAAGGGGGCCTACCCCCCAAG GTGAACTACACCGAGGTGGCCAGCGTCTGCAATGTCTGGCGTAACTATGAAGACATCCAGGACTCCTGGAAGAGCGTGCTGTCCATTGTGGACTGGTTTGTGAGACACCAGGACATACTGCAGCCGGTGGCGGGTCCCGGGCACTGGAATGACCCAGACATG CTGCTCATCGGGAACTTTGGCCTGAGCTTCGATGAATCCCGGGCACAAATGGCCCTGTGGACAGTGCTCGCAGCCCCCCTCCTCATGTCCACTGACCTGCGTACCATCTCCTCCCAGAATATGGACATTCTTCAGAATCCACTCATGATCAAAATCAATCAGGACCCCTTAGGCATCCAGGGACGCAGGATCTTAAAG AGCAAATCCCGTATCGAAGTGTTCAAGAGGTATCTGTCTGACCAGGCCAGTGCCCTGGTTTTCTTCAGCCGCAGGACAGACATGCCTTTCCGCTTCCGTTGCTCCCTCTTGGAACTAAACTACCCCAAAGGCAGGGTGTATGAG GGCCAGAACGTCTTCACAGGAGATATCTTCAGTGGTCTCCAGACAGAAGTCAACTTCACAGTGATCATCAATCCTTCGGGGGTTGTGATGTGGTACCTTTATCCCATCAAAAGCCTGGGGGTATCCACAATGATGTCCCACTGGTGA
- the Pheta2 gene encoding sesquipedalian-2 translates to MKLNKRSVAHYALSDSPADHTGFLRSWGGPGSPPTPSGTGRRYWFVLKGNLLFSFESRESRVPLSLVVLEGCTVELAEAPVPEEFAFAIRFDAPGVRPHLLAADGQAAQEAWVKALSRASFGYMRLVVRELEIQLQDARQSLALHRCASQRAVASCSKPQAPDPENGHFLPRDRISTGTVEERGIRPIGRNLTEWELQGPASLLLSMGQSPVSPESSCFSTLHDWYGKEIMELRRRWQQRAKGSQPESKSQNRP, encoded by the coding sequence ATGAAGCTGAACAAGAGGAGTGTGGCCCACTATGCGCTGAGTGATTCTCCCGCCGACCACACTGGCTTCCTGCGTAGTTGGGGAGGACCAGGctctccacccactcccagtgGCACTGGCCGAAGATACTGGTTTGTTCTCAAGGGCAATCTGCTATTCTCTTTTGAGAGTAGAGAGAGCCGGGTCCCACTGAGTCTCGTGGTATTGGAAGGCTGCACGGTGGAGCTGGCCGAGGCTCCTGTACCCGAGGAGTTTGCCTTTGCGATTCGCTTTGATGCCCCTGGAGTGCGCCCACACCTGCTGGCAGCGGACGGGCAGGCTGCCCAAGAGGCATGGGTGAAGGCACTGTCCCGAGCCAGCTTTGGCTATATGCGACTTGTGGTGCGAGAATTGGAGATCCAGTTGCAGGATGCCCGTCAGAGCCTGGCCTTGCATCGCTGTGCATCCCAGAGGGCTGTTGCCAGCTGCAGTAAACCTCAGGCTCCAGACCCCGAGAACGGCCACTTTCTCCCCAGGGACCGCATTTCCACTGGTACTGTGGAAGAAAGGGGGATCCGGCCAATAGGTCGGAATTTGACTGAGTGGGAGTTACAGGGCCCTGCTAGCCTTCTCCTAAGCATGGGACAGAGCCCCGTGTCCCCTGAGAGCTCCTGTTTCTCTACCCTGCATGACTGGTATGGGAAGGAGATCATGGAGCTGAGGCGAAGGTGGCAGCAAAGGGCCAAGGGGAGCCAGCCAGAGAGCAAGTCACAGAATAGGCCCTGA
- the Smdt1 gene encoding essential MCU regulator, mitochondrial isoform X2, with product MRGVWLPARGGAGDGVHGGSAAGLGFSPTRGSLEPAEGEERWRCLHRTGQLRSQPGTVEMSFGLLRVFSIVIPFLYVGTLISKNFAALLEEHDIFVPEDDDDDD from the exons ATGCGTGGGGTGTGGCTCCCGGCGAGGGGCGGAGCTGGAGATGGCGTCCACGGCGGCTCGGCGGCTGGCCTGGGTTTCAGTCCGACCCGGGGCTCTCTGGAGCCGGCCgagggggaggagaggtggcGATGTCTCCACCGTACCGGGCAGCTCAGGTCTCAGCCAGGTACCGTCGAG aTGTCCTTTGGTCTTCTCCGTGTGTTCTCCATTGTGATCCCCTTTCTCTATGTTGGGACACTCATCAGCAAGAACTTTGCTGCTCTACTTGAGGAGCATGACATTTTTGTCCCAGAggatgacgacgacgatgattAA
- the Smdt1 gene encoding essential MCU regulator, mitochondrial isoform X1 has product MASTAARRLAWVSVRPGALWSRPRGRRGGDVSTVPGSSGLSQVPSRSVIVTRSGAILPKPVKMSFGLLRVFSIVIPFLYVGTLISKNFAALLEEHDIFVPEDDDDDD; this is encoded by the exons ATGGCGTCCACGGCGGCTCGGCGGCTGGCCTGGGTTTCAGTCCGACCCGGGGCTCTCTGGAGCCGGCCgagggggaggagaggtggcGATGTCTCCACCGTACCGGGCAGCTCAGGTCTCAGCCAGGTACCGTCGAGGTCAGTCATCGTCACTCGCAGCGGCGCCATTTTGCCCAAGCCGGTGAAA aTGTCCTTTGGTCTTCTCCGTGTGTTCTCCATTGTGATCCCCTTTCTCTATGTTGGGACACTCATCAGCAAGAACTTTGCTGCTCTACTTGAGGAGCATGACATTTTTGTCCCAGAggatgacgacgacgatgattAA